TGATGTTTTAGTAGAACTGAATAAGTCTTATTCGATGATTTCGTCTACAGTAAATCTTGCGGATGAAGACAAAAGCACCTTAGAAGAATATAAAAAGGAATTTGGAAGTGCATCAAAAGAAGACTTGGAATATCTATGTTGTGAGCATATTTTTTTAGAGGATTCTGAAGAAAGTTTTGCTGAGAATTTATTTGAGCAGAATTTTATGTAATAACTTAAGAATAAATAATTATGGATACAATTATAATAGGACAAGGATATAATCTTGAAGATAATTCATCTGTTGGAGAAGAACTGATAGGATTGTTTAAGTCTCGTAGATTTTCTACGTTTACATGTCTTGTTGCATTTGCAAGTTATAGAGGTGTTAGTGCTTTGAGTGGAGAAATTCTCAAAGCTAAAGCTAGTGGTGTCAATATTAAAGTAATTCTTGGTGTTGATCAAAAAGGTACGTCTAAGGAGGCTTTAGAAGAGGTTCTTTCTTGGGGGGTAGATTCAAAAATCTATCACACTAATGATTCTAATATTTTTCATCCTAAAGTATATTTGTTCGAAAATGAAGATATTTTTGCACTGATAGTTGGATCAAATAATCTTACGATACCAGGATTAGTGCAGAATGTAGAATGTTCATTAATGATAAAGGACATTAAAAGTAATCCGGTTTTGGCTAAATTTTATGACTACTGGGGTGGAATCTTAAATGGGACAGAAGTTAATCTTTATCCTATTTCACAAGAATTGATAGATGCTCTTTATAATGATAAAATAATCACTCTTGAGTCCGAACGTGAAGCACGATATGATAAAGGAGAAGATGAGTCTCCTAACGATGGAGTTGAAAAGAAAATCACGTTTCTAAAAAAGGGTGTTCAGCAGTTACCGAAGGGATTAACTCCTAAACGTAAACAAAGAAAAATCAAAGTAAAGGTTAGGCATGAAACATCAAGTTCTTATAAGCAAACACAGGAGGAACGCAATATCGGAGAACAGGTACTTATTGCTGAGATTGGAGGTGGTCCCCGTTGGAAACAGGTGAATTTTCCTATAAAAATATTTGAGGAATTCTTCGGGGCAGAACGTGGTAATAATAGTTACAAAATTGAACTTATGAATATAGAACAAGACGGTACCTTGGGTAGTGTTGAAATAAGGCAGGCCGTAACTGTAAGGAGTAATAATTTCCGGTTTGAGATAAAATGCAAAGAAACTGATAGGAAATATCCAAAAAATGGCAAACGTCCTATAGGCTTGTTTATAAAGCTTGGCGATGCTGAATTTTTGTACCAGGTTCTGATGCCAGATTATCCTGCTTATGTCAAAATTAGGAATTATCTGACGCTTGAAGCGAAATCT
This Segatella copri DSM 18205 DNA region includes the following protein-coding sequences:
- a CDS encoding phospholipase D family protein, which gives rise to MDTIIIGQGYNLEDNSSVGEELIGLFKSRRFSTFTCLVAFASYRGVSALSGEILKAKASGVNIKVILGVDQKGTSKEALEEVLSWGVDSKIYHTNDSNIFHPKVYLFENEDIFALIVGSNNLTIPGLVQNVECSLMIKDIKSNPVLAKFYDYWGGILNGTEVNLYPISQELIDALYNDKIITLESEREARYDKGEDESPNDGVEKKITFLKKGVQQLPKGLTPKRKQRKIKVKVRHETSSSYKQTQEERNIGEQVLIAEIGGGPRWKQVNFPIKIFEEFFGAERGNNSYKIELMNIEQDGTLGSVEIRQAVTVRSNNFRFEIKCKETDRKYPKNGKRPIGLFIKLGDAEFLYQVLMPDYPAYVKIRNYLTLEAKSKRANELKRVIVDVEAIHALYPELII